In the genome of Hymenobacter taeanensis, one region contains:
- a CDS encoding M2 family metallopeptidase, whose product MKKYLLPTLTAAVLTACAPTANTPSTTPTASTPAPTTQPAAPNWQEQAETFLKEYSTEFQRLYTQSSEAEWRSNTHIVAGDTANSGATARANERMAAFTGSSANIQRLRELLEHKQDLTELQVKQLQTALYNAANSPQTIADVVKRRIKAETQQTEKLYGFDYKYNGKSVTTNDLDELLRKENNPLKRQQIWEASKAIGPTLKDGLLNLRDLRNQTVQALGYPDYFSYQASDYGMSREEMMTLVRKINEELRPLYRELHTYARYELAKKYGVKQVPDYLPASWLPNRWGQDWSAMVEVKGLNLDPVLAKKGAEWQVKQAERFYQSLGFQALPASFYEKSSLYPLPKGATYKKNNHASAWHMDLNQDVRSLMSVEGNTEWYETTHHELGHIYYYLTYTNPDVPVLLRQGANRGYHEAMGSLMGLAATQKPFLAGLGLIDPNAKTDQTQTLLKEALNYAVFIPFASGVMSEWENSFYADKLPADQLNARWWALAKQYQGIVPPTTRGEQYLDPATKTHINDDPAQYYDYALSYVILFQLHDHIAKKILKQDPHATNYYGSKEVGQFLADIMRPGASKDWRLVLKEKTGEDLSARAMVEYFEPLMAYLKQQNKGRKYTM is encoded by the coding sequence ATGAAGAAATACCTCCTCCCTACTCTCACGGCTGCCGTGCTTACGGCCTGCGCCCCCACCGCCAATACGCCCTCAACCACTCCTACCGCATCTACTCCCGCCCCTACTACCCAACCGGCCGCTCCCAATTGGCAGGAGCAGGCAGAGACCTTTCTAAAAGAATACTCTACGGAGTTCCAGCGCCTTTACACGCAGTCGAGCGAGGCGGAGTGGCGCTCCAACACCCATATTGTGGCCGGCGACACTGCCAACTCGGGCGCTACGGCCCGGGCCAATGAGCGCATGGCAGCCTTCACTGGCTCCAGCGCCAATATACAGCGCCTGCGGGAACTGCTGGAGCACAAGCAGGACCTCACGGAGCTGCAGGTAAAGCAGTTGCAAACCGCGCTTTACAATGCCGCCAACTCTCCCCAGACCATTGCTGATGTGGTGAAGCGCCGCATTAAGGCCGAAACCCAGCAAACCGAAAAGCTTTACGGTTTCGACTACAAGTACAACGGCAAATCCGTCACGACGAATGACCTCGATGAGCTGCTGCGTAAAGAGAATAACCCCCTGAAGCGTCAGCAGATTTGGGAGGCCAGCAAGGCCATCGGCCCCACGTTAAAAGATGGCCTGCTGAATCTGCGCGACCTGCGCAACCAGACTGTGCAGGCCCTCGGCTACCCCGACTACTTCTCTTACCAGGCCTCTGACTACGGTATGAGCCGGGAGGAGATGATGACGCTGGTGCGCAAAATCAATGAGGAGCTGCGCCCCCTCTACCGCGAGCTGCATACTTACGCCCGCTATGAGCTGGCCAAGAAATACGGCGTGAAGCAAGTGCCCGATTATTTGCCCGCTTCCTGGCTACCCAACCGCTGGGGCCAAGACTGGAGCGCCATGGTAGAGGTGAAAGGCCTTAACCTCGACCCAGTGCTAGCCAAAAAAGGCGCTGAGTGGCAGGTGAAACAGGCGGAGCGCTTCTACCAGAGCCTGGGTTTTCAGGCCCTGCCAGCCTCCTTCTACGAAAAGAGCAGCCTCTATCCCCTGCCTAAGGGCGCTACTTATAAGAAGAACAACCACGCCTCGGCCTGGCATATGGACCTGAACCAGGACGTGCGCAGCCTCATGAGCGTGGAAGGCAACACGGAGTGGTACGAAACGACCCACCACGAGCTAGGCCACATCTACTACTACCTCACCTACACCAACCCCGACGTGCCCGTGCTTCTGCGCCAGGGTGCTAACCGCGGCTACCACGAAGCTATGGGCTCTCTAATGGGTTTGGCTGCTACGCAAAAGCCCTTCCTGGCAGGCTTGGGCCTTATTGACCCCAACGCTAAAACCGACCAGACCCAAACTCTGCTGAAGGAAGCCCTGAACTACGCTGTCTTCATCCCGTTTGCTTCGGGCGTGATGAGCGAATGGGAAAACAGCTTTTATGCCGATAAGCTACCCGCCGACCAGCTTAACGCGCGTTGGTGGGCGCTAGCTAAGCAGTATCAAGGCATTGTGCCACCCACCACGCGCGGCGAGCAGTACCTCGACCCCGCCACCAAGACCCACATCAACGACGACCCGGCCCAGTACTACGACTATGCCCTCTCGTACGTCATCCTGTTTCAGCTCCACGACCATATTGCCAAGAAAATTCTGAAGCAGGACCCGCACGCCACTAACTACTACGGCAGCAAAGAGGTGGGCCAGTTCCTGGCTGATATCATGCGCCCCGGTGCCAGCAAAGATTGGCGCCTGGTGCTGAAAGAGAAAACCGGCGAAGACCTGTCGGCCCGCGCGATGGTGGAGTATTTTGAGCCCCTGATGGCTTACCTGAAGCAGCAGAACAAAGGCCGTAAGTACACTATGTAG
- a CDS encoding carbonic anhydrase family protein, translating to MRTHTKETQNSLTPDLAAEILKEGNDRFVNNLKADRNLLQQVNETMNGQHPFATILSCMDSRTSAELIFDQGLGDIFSIRIAGNILNEDILGSMEYATKVVGTKVILVLGHTKCGAIVGACNHVQLGNLTSLLEKIQPAIDAEKETTAEHRTGTNPDFVNRVTENNVHLTIAQIKRDSPVIAQLVADEQIKIIGGIYNVETGKVTFYEE from the coding sequence ATGCGCACCCACACTAAAGAAACCCAAAACAGCCTCACCCCTGATCTAGCCGCCGAAATTCTGAAGGAAGGAAATGATCGGTTTGTTAACAACCTGAAAGCAGACCGAAACCTGCTGCAGCAGGTAAATGAAACAATGAATGGGCAACACCCATTTGCTACTATTCTGAGCTGCATGGACTCCCGCACCTCTGCTGAGCTGATTTTTGATCAGGGGCTGGGCGACATTTTCAGCATTCGGATTGCCGGCAATATCCTGAACGAGGACATTTTGGGCAGCATGGAATATGCCACTAAAGTGGTAGGAACCAAGGTGATTCTAGTGTTGGGCCATACCAAATGCGGAGCTATTGTGGGAGCGTGCAACCACGTGCAATTGGGAAACCTAACCAGTCTGCTGGAAAAAATACAACCCGCTATTGATGCGGAAAAAGAAACTACCGCAGAACATAGAACGGGTACCAACCCCGACTTTGTGAATCGGGTAACTGAAAACAACGTGCACCTGACGATTGCTCAAATCAAACGAGACAGCCCCGTTATCGCGCAACTGGTAGCCGACGAACAAATAAAAATAATTGGTGGCATCTATAACGTTGAAACGGGTAAGGTCACTTTCTACGAAGAATAG